GCACCGAGCCGTGCTGGTAGGTCTGGTGCAACTGGAACGAGTGGAGGCTGTGGTCGTAGTAGTCGTACTCCCACTGCCATTCCTCCTCGAGCGGGAAAGGCTGATTGGGCACGCGTGCAGCGGTGCCATCGAACGGCTCCGGGCTCATCCAGTAGTCCGCTTCCCAGAGAGCCCAGCTGGCTGGCCTCTCTCCCACGGGCAGCAGACCCCCCTCGTCCGGCGGCCCGTCGTCGGTGCCGTTGGCGATCTCGGCAACGAAGGTGCGGTACGGCTCAGGCAACACCACCCCGTGCCTCCGCTCCCACACCCAAAGAGCCTCCCAGCCCAGAGGGCTGTGCCGGACCTTTGCCGGAAAGGCCTCACGCAGGAGGGCTACCGC
The Streptomyces tuirus genome window above contains:
- a CDS encoding SMI1/KNR4 family protein: MEDAILGAVALLREAFPAKVRHSPLGWEALWVWERRHGVVLPEPYRTFVAEIANGTDDGPPDEGGLLPVGERPASWALWEADYWMSPEPFDGTAARVPNQPFPLEEEWQWEYDYYDHSLHSFQLHQTYQHGSVLLGSDRSGEYWTLVVTGPQRGRVWWLRDGCATPYADSLSALPGGDFLHWVRDWHVGQGWWRAE